The sequence GTTCTTCTCGGAGAAACGGGCGATCGGGATGCCGACAAATGTATAGAGAATCGCAAAAGCCGGGCCGCCGAGCAGTCCCATCTGCCAATCCTCAACCCCGAAGCTTTCCTTGATCGGCTCGGTCAATATATTGATGATCGTACGATCGATGAAATTGAAAATATAGACGGTGAGCAGGATGCCGAGAATATAGTTGCGGTAATTCCTGGTTCCATAACCCGTGTCCGGGCTCCCGCCATTGCTGGCACCATGGTTGGAATGCGCGACCTCGGTCGCTGTAGTTTCGGCCAAATCCAGACTCCCCTAGCGGTTCCCAACTGATTGTTGCCGTTGGGTATCCCGGCATCGTACCGAAATTTTTGGCATTGTATATCCCGTTGTAAAAAAACGCTTTCGACCAGTACAGCACGAACGGTTTTTCTGAAGCGCGTTCGCCGCCGAAGGGCGGCGCCCGGAACAGTCCTGTCCGATCGACTGGACCCCGCCCTGCGGCGGGGAACAGAGAGGGGAGGCGTAAATGCTGTAACGATCCCTGAACCCGTCATCCAAATAGCGCTGTCCTACACCAATCTCGACCGTCTATTATCGCCAAAGATCCTGCGCCATGGGCAGGACGGGCTCTTTGACAATTGGGATGGAATGATCACGCTTGCTGCTGCCGCCTGTTTTTAGCGGACCGGGTCGAGGGTAATCCGGAAGGTCACACTAGACGAGCGGTCGCGGACCAACAAAGGCGAGAAATCTGCGGCTTCGGGGCAAAGGTCGCGGAAAACAAAAGCGGCCAACGCTGTAAAGTTCCTGCCGGCTATCAATAACTAGGATCGCGCGGAGGCAGGCAATATCCCGGCGATGGCTTTGCTGCGACTAAAGAGCGTTAATCGTGCGTACGTCCGAAATCGGGCGCGGCATCGTCCTGGCCTTCTTCGATAATCCGGCGGCGAATCGCGCGGGTCTTGGTGAACAGGTCGAACAGTTCGTCGCCCTTGTCCCAGCGGATCGCGCGCTGCAGGGCGGAGAGATCCTCGGAGAAGCGCTGGAGCATCTCCAGCACCGCGTCCTTGTTGGACAGGAACACATCGCGCCACATGGTGGGATCGGAGGCGGCAATGCGGGTAAAATCGCGGAAGCCGCCGGCGGAATATTTGATCACCTCGCCGCGGGTCACATCTTCCAGATCGGACGCGGTGCCGACGATCGTATAGGCGATCAGATGCGGCAAATGGCTGGTCACCGCGAGCACGAGATCATGATGTTTGGCATCCATGATCTCGACATTGGCGCCGAGCTTTTCCCAGAAGGCCTTCACCCGCTCGATATCGCCTTCGGCGGCACTTTCCGGGGGCGTGAGGATGCACCAGCGGTCCTGGAACAGGGTCGCAAAGCCGGAATCCGGGCCGCTATTCTCGGTGCCGGCGACGGGGTGGGCCGGGATGATCCGGGCGCCGGGAAGCGCCTTGGCCAGAGCGGCCAGCACACTTTCCTTGGACGACCCGACATCGCTGACGATGGCATCGTCCGGCAGGTCGTCGGCAATTTCGGCGGCAACCTCTGCGATCACGCCGACCGGTACGCAGAGGATGGCCAGATCGGCGTCGGTGACCGCTGCTCCGGCAGAGTCGCTGACATCGTTGCAGAAGCCCAGTTCGATGACCCGCGCCCGCACCGCCGGATCGGCATCATATCCGGTGATCCGCGCGGTTGGCATGGCTTCACGCACGGCATGGGCAATCGACGAGCCGATCAGCCCGATACCGATGATCGCAATATTGGCAAAAGGCAGCATCAGTCGGCGGCTTCCAGTATCTCGCGCAGGGCCTGGGCCACGCCGCGGGTTTCCTCTTCGGTGCCGATGGTGATGCGCAGGCCGTTGACCAGCCCCTGTCCGGGCAGCCAGCGTACCGCATAGCCCTTGTCCATCAGCGCGCTATTGGCCTGTTCGGCGGTCACCTTGCCCTCGAACAGGACCAGCAGGAAATTGGTGTGGCTCGGCACGACCTTGAGGCCGTGATTGCCGAGTGCGCCCATCTCGTCGCTCAGCCATTGCCGCCATTTGGCATTATGCTCGCGGCTCATGGTCACAAAATCGTCGGCGGCCAGCGCGGCGACGGCGGCGTCTTGGCCGGCGGTGGTGACATTGAACGGCAACCGGATCCGGTTCATCGCGCCGATGATATCGGCATGCGCATAGCCCCAGCCGATCCGTTCGGCGGCAAGTCCGTGAATCTTGGAAAAGGTGCGGGTGACAAGCACGTTGGGCTGGTTGCTCGCCAGTTCCATCGCGCCATCATCCTGCCCCTCGTCCATATATTCGGCATAGGCGGCATCGAGCACCAGCAGCACATGGCCGGGCAGGGCGGCATGCAGGCGGGCGATCTCGGCGCGCGGGGTGAATGTGCCGGTCGGGTTATTGGGGTTGGCTATGAATATGACCTTGGTCCGGTCGGTGACCTTGGCGAGAATGGCGTCGACGTCGGTGCCATAATCCTTGTCGTCGGCGACCACCGGCGTGCCGCCATAGCGCCGCGCCGCGATATCATAGACGGCAAAGCCATATTTGACGTAGATCACTTCATCGCCCGGCCCGCTGAACGCATTGGCGGCGAGGTGGAGCACGTCGTCCGAACCAGTGCCGCAGATGATCCGCGCCGGATCGAGACCATGTTTCGCGGCGATCGCCTCGCGCAATTGGGTCGAGCCGGGATCGGGATAGCGATCGACCGAGCCGGAAGCGGCGTTCAGCGATTGTGCCGCCGCGGGACTGCAGCCCAGCGGGTTCTCGTTGGCCGACAGCTTGACGATCTTGCGGCCATCCGCGCCGGTCGATTTGCCGGGCACATAAGGGGCAATGCCCATGATCCAGTCTTTAGGTTTTGGTCCGCTCATTGCCTTGGTCCGCTTGTCTGAAGATGTTCCGTGTCGCCGGACTAACCTTTGCGGCCTGTCAGTCAACAGCATTATCGTTTGACGCTCGGGATTTCGCCGCTTAGCTCCCGTGTTGATGACTGAAGATGCCCGCTTTGGATTGGATCGGAAGGTTCGCCTGCTCGGACCGCTGCCGCTGGACAGCGGGGCACAGCTCGCGCCCGTCGATCTCGCCTATGAAACCTATGGCACGCTCAATGCCGACGCCAGCAACGCGATCCTGATCTGCCATGCGCTGACCGGCGATCAATATGTCGCCTCGAAACACCCGCTGACCGGCAAGGACGGCTGGTGGGTAAGGATGGTCGGACCGGGCAAACCGATCGACACCGACCGGCATTTTGTCATCTGCGCCAATGTGATCGGCAGCTGTCTCGGCAGTTCCGGGCCGGCGACGGTCAATCCCGCGACCGAAAAACCCTGGGGCATGGATTTTCCGGTTCTGACCATCTCCGACATGGTGCGCGCGCAGGCCTTGCTGATCGATCATCTCGGCATAGAAAGGCTGCACGTCGTCGTTGGCGGCTCGATGGGCGGGATGCAGGCGGTCAGCTGGGCGGCGCTCTATCCGGATCGGGTGGGCTCGGCGGTGATCATCGCATCGGCGGCCCGCCACAGCGCGCAGAATATCGCCTTTCACGAGGTCGGAAGGCAAGCAATCATGGCCGATCCGCGCTGGCGTGGCGGGGCTTATTATGCGGATGATGATCCGCCGAGCAGCGGCCTCGCGGTCGCCCGGATGGCGGCGCATATCACCTATCTCTCGGAAGCCGGCCTGACCGAGAAATTCGGTCGCCGGCTGCAGGATCGTGACGCCAAGACGTTTGGCTTTGATGCGGATTTCCAGGTCGAATCCTATCTCCGCCATCAGGGGATCAGCTTTGTCGACCGTTTCGATGCCAACAGCTATCTCTACATCACCCGCGCCATGGACTATTTCGACCTCGCCGAGGCCCATGGCGGTGTGCTGGCCAATGCCTTCCGGGGCTCGAAAACCCGCTTCTGCCTGATCAGCTTCGATACCGACTGGCTCTATCCGACCAGCGAAAGCCGGGCGATCGTCCACGCGCTCAACGCAGCGGGGGCAGAAGTCAGCTTCATGGAATTGTCGAGCCCCTTCGGCCATGACAGCTTCCTGCTCGACAATCCCGAGATGAACCGGATCGTCGATGGGTTTCTGAAGGCGGGAGAGGGCCGATGAGCAATTTTATATCCATGGTCACCCTGAACTTGTTTCAGGGCCCATCGCGCCTGATAACACAGGCAGCGAGCGCGAACAAAGGGGTGCTGAAACAAGTTCAGCATGACGAAACAAGGGTGGCCGCATGACCCGACTCCGTCCCGATCTGCAGATCATCGCCGATAATATCGCGCCGGGCAGCCGCGTCCTCGATATCGGCTGCGGCGACGGCGCGCTGATGGCGGCGCTGCGCGATGAAAAGGGCTGCGATGCCCGCGGCCTGGAGATCAATCCGGTCAATGTCGCCAGCGCGGTCGCCAAGGGGCTGTCGGTGGTGCAGGGCGATGCCGACACCGATCTGGCCGCCTATCCCGACGGCAGTTTCGACTATGCGATCCTCAGCCAGACGCTGCAGACCACCCACCGACCGGACATCATGGTCGACCAGCTGCTGCGCATCGGCAACCAGGCCTTCGTTAGCTTCCCCAACTTCGCCCATTGGCGGGTGCGCAGTTCCTTGCTGTTCGGCGGCCGGATGCCGGTCACCCGCCTGATCCCGCAAAGCTGGTATGACACGCCCAATATCCACCATGTCACGATCGACGATTTCCGCGCGCTGGTGCAGGACGGCAAATATACGCAGGAAGGGCAGTGGTTCCTCAGCGGCGACAAGCAGACCGGGCGCGGCCTGGCGAACCTGCTGGCGGAACATGCGGTGTTCTTGTTGCGCGGGTGATCCCGTCATCCCAGCGAAGGCCGGGATCCAACCCGATGGCAGCGAGGTTCGCGAACCTGGTTTAGGCCCCAGCCTTCGCTGGGGTGACAAGAGTCATCTTGACATTGTACAACATTAGGTACAAGTTGAGTCCAGCATGTTGATGGAAAATTTCTCGAAGGCCCGCGCCAATCTCAAGGCGCTGATGGATCGCGTCGTGGCGGACAAGATTCCCCTGAAAATTACCCGTCAAAATGGCGAGGCGGTGGTCATGATCTCGGAGAGTGAGTGGGCCGGTATGGAAGAAACTATCCATTTACTGTCTTCACCAAAAAATGCCGAACGCTTGCTGGAGTCGATAAGGCAACTTGATGCCGGAGAGGGATTCGAGCCTGAGCTTTTCAAGCAGTGAATGTATTATTCTCCGGGAAAAGTTGGCCGGAATATCGATATTTCCAGGAACATGATCCAAAGCTTTCCGAACGAATATATTCGCTGATAGAGGAATGTCGCCGGACGCCTTTCCGCGGTACCGGCAAGCCAGAGCCATTGCGCGGCCAACTGAAAGGCTGGTGGTCGCGGCGTATAAACCGCGAGCACCGCCTGGTCTATCGCGTCCGTGGCGAAGGGGCAGAGCAAGTGCTGGAAATAGCGCAATGCCGATATCATTATTGACTCGGGCTTGTTCATAGTAATCAACGTCATCCCGGCGAAGGCTGGGATCCAACCCAATGGCAGCGAAATTCGCGGATCAGATGACGGTGAAACCGAACCATCCTCTCCCATAGGGAGAGGCAAGTAAGACTTGGCCGACAGGCCTAGTCGCACTCGGTGAGGGAGTGGATCTTTCCAAGTTTCAAAACCCCTCACCGACTTTCGCTAATCAGCAAAGCTGACAAGCTGCAGTTGCCTCTCCCTATGGGAGAGGATGAAGGTTGATAAGACCCGATTTGGAGCGGTCTACCCTCGAAAATTTCCTAAAGGTTCATCGCCGACCGCAGGGTACCTTCACCCCCGCTGCACCTCGTCCAACCCAAACGCCGCCCATATCGCCAGCCCGCTCATTCCCGCCATCACCGCCAGCACCATCTCCCCGCCAAACCAGTTCGCGACCAGACTGAAAACGCCGCCCGCCAGCAACAGCAATCCGATGATCGTATTCGACAGCGCGGTATAGGCGGCGCGGCTGTCCTTGTCGGCCATGTCGACGAGATGCGTTGACCGGCCGAGGCGCACGCCCTGATAGGCGATCATCAGGCCGAACAGCAGCACCGGCAATATATAGCCGCCGCTCAGCGTTCCGGCGAAGGCGAGCCAGCTTGTCACGGCCAATATGAGCGCCGCCACCATTGCCGAGAAGACCAGCACCTTGCGGCTGGACCGGTCGGACAGGCGACCCCAGACGAAGCTGCTGCACAGGCTGGCGAGGGCCGAAGCGAGGACCAGAAAGCCGAGCTTGTCATAGCCTTCCCCGGCCTGGCTGCCGACGGCAATCATGAACGGCGGCGCCAATGCGGTGGCGGTCAACAGGCCGCGGGTCAGGATGAAGCGGACGAGCTGTGGATCATCGCGCAAATAGGCGAAATTTTTATAGGCTTCCTTCAGCGCGGATTTCCCGCCTTCGGTCGCTCCGGGCTCTTCCTTCAAGCTAGCGAACAACAAGGCGCTCAATAGCCATGCCATGCCGGCCAGAAACAGGCCGCCGGTGACCAGCAGCATCCGGTCGACGAGATTGGACGATAGAGCGAGCGCATAGATAATCACGCTGACCGACGCGATAGAGCCTGCCAGACCGGTCGCGGTGCCGCGCCGGGACTTGTCGATTGTCTTGCCGAGCACGTCCTTGTAGCAGACCGAGCAGATACTGCGCGCCAGCGCCAATATCGCCAGCGCGATCACAATCGCCCAGCCCGCGGCCGCACCGGTCATGGTGATCGCGATCAGCCCGATCGCGGCTGCTCCCAGACCCTGTACCAGCGATCCGACCGCCCATGCCCATTTGCGGCGCTGCAATTTCCGCAAATATCCGGCGGTCAGAAGCTGCGGCAGCAAGGCGCCTGCCTCCCTGACCGGGACGAGCAGTCCGATCAGCGCCACCGGCGCGCCCAGCGACGTCATCAGCCAGCTGAGCACCAGCTTCGGGTCGATCAGCCCGTCGGCGCTTTTGGTCAGCGCCAGCGAGCCTACATGTTTGAAGAAATTGCCCGGTTCCTGATTGCAGGCGCTTTCCGGGATATCGGCGCAGACGCGACCTTCGTCATCGATGGTGATCGCCTGAAAGGCTTTTTGGGTCGTGGATTTGCTGGCCATGACCCGGAGTTACCGGATTAGCGCTCGCGTGTCGCGCTGAACTTTAGGTCAGGATTGCGCTCTTCCTGATAGCCGACATCCCAGGCCGATTTGGCCAGAAACACCAGATTGTCATCGCGGTCCCGGGCAAGGCTGGACTGGTTGATATTGGCAAAGGCGTTCAAGGTCGCTTCATCACCGCTGATCCAGCGGGCGGTTTCGAACGGGGCCTGTTCCAGAAAGGCGTCGACTTTATATTCGGCCTGCAGGCGGGATACCAGCACCTCGAGCTGCAATTGCCCGACCACGCCGATGATCCAGTTGGCGCCCAGTTCGGGATAGAAAACCTGCACGACGCCTTCTTCGCTCAGATCGTCCAAAGCCTTGCGCAATTGTTTGGTCTTGGTCGGATCGCGCAGGATGACGCGGCGCAGGATTTCGGGCGCAAAATTGGGCAGGCCGGTGATCCGCACCTGGTTCTTTTCCGACAAGGTGTCGCCAACCCGCAAGGTGCCGTGATTGGGGATACCGATGATATCGCCCGGTTCCGCGGTGTCGGCAATTTCGCGGTCCTGCGCGAAAAACATAATTGGACTGTGAATCGCAATCGGCTTGCCCAGCCCGGACGGCGTTAGCTTCATACCGCGTTTGAACTCGCCGGAGCAAAGCCGCATGAAGGCAATCCGGTCGCGGTGCTGCGGGTCCATATTGGCCTGAATCTTGAAAATGAAGCCGGTGACATCGTCGCTCTCCGGATCGATCGGAGCCGGTTCGGCCGGTTGCGGGCGCGGCGAGGGTGCGTAATCGGCAATCGCCTCGATCAGCTCCTCGACGCCGAACTGCTTGAGCGCCGAACCAAAGAAAACCGGCGTCAGATCGCCGTTCTGATAAGCCTCTAGGTCAAAGCTGCTATAACCACCCTGCGCCAGTTCGCCTTCGCTGGTCAGTCGCTCGAGCGCGCCTTCGCTCAGCACTTCGGCCAGTTTTGGATCGTCGAGGCCGGTGAATTGCTGGGTCACACCGTCATATATTTTGCTGTCGCCGGTTGGCTGGTGCAGCTGGTTTTTGACCAGATCATAGACGCCTTCAAACTGCCCGCCCATGCCGGTCGGCCAGCTCATCGGACAGACGTCGAGCGCGAGCTTGTCGGCGACCTCGTCGAGCAGTTCGAACGGGTCGCGGCCTTCGCGGTCGACCTTGTTGACGAAGGTGATGATCGGCACATTGCGCATCCGGCAGACTTCGAACAGTTTCAGCGTCTGTGCCTCGATGCCGGACGCCGCATCGATCACCATGATCGCGCTGTCGACGGCGGTCAGGGTGCGATAGGTGTCCTCGGAAAAATCCTCATGGCCCGGCGTGTCGAGCAGGTTGAAGACAATGCCGTTGCGCTCGAAGGTCATGACGGAACTGGTCACCGAAATCCCGCGCTGCTGCTCGATCTTCATCCAGTCCGACCGCGCCCGCCGGTTGTCGCCCCGCGCCTTGACCTCGCCCGCCAGATGGATAGCGCCGCCCTTCAGCAGCAGCTTCTCGGTCAGCGTCGTCTTACCCGCATCGGGGTGAGAGATAATCGCGAATGTCCGGCGTGCTTTGGTCATATTAATATCTAACTCTCGTCATGCTGAACTTGTTTCAGCATCTCCATGTACTCGCTTGTCTCGAAAGATCCTGAAACGAGTTCAGGATGACGAATATTCTATCCTCTCAATTCAGCGCCCAATTTTGCCGCACTGGCCACAACCTTGTCCGAGAGCGCCTTCAAATCCTCTTCGGTCAATGTCGCATCTTGCGGTTGCAAGGTCACTTCCACCGCCAGCGATTTCTTGCCCTCGCCGACGCTCGGTCCCTCGAACAGGTCGAAAATCCGGACATCGGTAATCAGTTTCTTGTCCGCGCCCTTGACTGCGCGCACGAGATCGCCCGCTGGCAGATCCGCATCGACGATGAAGGCGAAATCGCGGGTCACCGCCTGCAACGCCGGTGGCGCAAAAGCGTCGCGCATGTGGCCGGATTTTTTCTTCAGCGGAATCGCATCGAGGAAAATCTCGGCGGCAACGGCAGAGCCTTTGAAACCCATCGCCTTGGTCGTTGACGGGTGAAGCACACCGTAAGCCGCCAAAATCTTCTTCGGTCCCAGCCGCAAGGTACCGGACTGGCCGGGATGATAATGATCGCCCGCTTCGCCGAAATCCATCAGCTTGTCGGTCGGTGCACGAGCGGCGTCCAATATCGCCAACACCTCGGCTTTGGCATCATAGGCATCAAATTTACTTGCGGCGCCGGCCTGCCAGCTGCGGGCGCGGTTTTCGCCGGCCAGAACCAGGCCGATGGTCGGATGCTCGCTGCTTTCCAGATAGCGGCGGCCGACTTCGAACAGGCGGATCGACGTTGCGCCGCGCGCTGCGTTGCGCTGGGCGGCCGCGATCAGGCCGGGCAGCAGGGATGGGCGCATCACCTTCAGGTCTTCGCTGATCGGATTGGCCAGTGACCAGCTTCCGCCACCGAAAGGCGCCGCTTCCTTCTCGGAAATGAAGCTCCAGTTGACGACTTCGTTGAGACCGCGCGCTGCCGCGGCCCGCCGTGCCTTGCGCTCGGCCAGCTGTTCCGGAGAGGCGGTGGGCTTGGCGACACCCGGCTTGCGGGGAAGCGGTGTCGATGGAACCTTGTCCAGTCCCTCTATCCGGATCACTTCCTCGACGATATCCTGCCAGCCGGTGACGTCACGACGCCATGTCGGCACAGTGATCTGCCAATTATCACCGATGACAAAGCCCAGCGCTTCCAAAATGCCGTGCTGTCGATCCGGATCGACATCCAGCCCGCCCAGGGCGGCGCATTGGCGCGGGTGATAATCGATCACGCGCTGCTCTGTCGGTGCTTCGCCGACGCGGGTGACCGCGCTGGCACTGCCGCCGCAAAGCGACTGGACGAGGGCCGTTGCGATTTCTATGCCTTCTTCCAGGAAAGCCGGATCAACGCCGCGCTCGAACCGCTGCCGCGCATCGCTGGTCAGCATTAGCTTCTGGCCGGTGCGGGCGATATGGGCCGGATCGAAATAGGCGCATTCGATTAGTACATCTTTGGTATTCTCGTCGGTGCCATTGGCGGCCCCACCCATGATGCCGCCGATACCATGCGCGCCCGCCTGGTCGGCGATCACGGTCATGGTCTCGTCGAGTAGATATTCCTTGTCGTTGAGCGCGACCAGCTTTTCACCGTCCTGCGCCTTGCGCGCAACCAGACCGCCGTTGAGCTTGGCCACGTCATAGACGTGCAGCGGGCGGCCCTGATCGAGCGTCACATAATTGGTGATATCGACCAGCGCCGAAATCGGTTTCTGGCCGGCAGATTTCAGCCGCGCCTGCATCCAGTCCGGAGACGCGCCATTGGTCACGCCGCTGACGGTGCAGCCGTAAAAGGCGGGACAGCCTTCCGGATCCTCAATCGCGATATCCGGACCGGTGCCATTGCGGGCGATGTTGGCGATGTCCATTGGCTTCAGCGTGCCGAGGCCGGCGGCGGCGAGATCGCGCGCTATGCCGCGCACGCCCATGCAATCCTGACGGTTGGGCGTGATCGCGACGTCGATGACCGGATCATCGAGCTTGGCATAGTCGGCGTAACTGGTGCCAACTTTACTGGCCGCACTTTCCGGCAGTTCGATGATCCCGTCATGATCTTCGCCCAGTTCCAGCTCGCGCGCGCTGCACATCATGCCGAAGCTCTCGACATCCCGGATTTTTGCGGGTTTCAGCGTGAAATCGCTACCCGGAATATAGGTTCCCGGAGGCCCGAATACACCGATCATCCCCGCCCTGGCATTCGGCGCACCGCACACCACCTGCCACGGTTCCGCCGCACCATCGTCAACTTTCAACAATTGCAACTTGTCAGCATTCGGATGCGGCCCGGCTTCGATGACTTTGGCAACACGGAATGGGCGCAGGGCATCGGCGGGGTTTTCAACCCCTTCCACTTCAAGGCCGATATCGGTCAGCTTCTCGGTAATTTCGGTGAGGCTTGCATCGGTTTCGAGATGCGACTTGAGCCAGCTCAGGGAAAATTTCATGCGCCGACTCCTCCGCTTAATGTCGGGACGTCGAGTGCGTCAAAGCCATAATGATCGGCCCAGCGCAGATCGCCGTCGAAGAAAGCGCGCAGGTCGTCCATGCCATATTTCAGCATCGCCAGACGGTCGATGCCGCAACCAAAGGCGAAGCCCTGCCAGACATCGGGATCCAGTCCGCAATTGCGGATGACATTGGGGTGGACCATGCCGCTACCCAATATTTCCATCCAGCCACCATTTTCGCCGCGCGGGTCTCCGCCGATGATCCGGCGACCTTTCTCGACCGAAAAGCCGACATCGACTTCGGCGCTGGGCTCGGTGAACGGGAAGTAGCTCGGGCGCAGGCGCAGTTCGATATCATCGCGCTCGAAGAAAGCGCGGACGAAGGTTTCCAGCGTCCATTTCAGATGGCCCATGTGGATGCCCTTGTCGATCACCAGCCCTTCGACCTGATGGAACATCGGCGTATGCGTGGCATCGCTGTCGCTGCGATAGGTGCGGCCGGGAGCGATGAGGTAAATCGGTTCACCCGCTCCGTCGGTCTTCTTCGCAACATCCATCATCGTCCGGATTTGCACCGGAGACGTATGGGTGCGCAGCAGTTTCGGCATCCCGCCCTCATCTGTCTGCGGGAAATAGAAAGTGTCGTGCATCGCCCGCGCCGGGTGGGTCTCGGGAATATTGAGCGCGGTGAAATTATGCCAGTCGTCCTCGATCTCCGGGCCGGTGGCGACCGAGAATCCGAGGTCGGCGAATATCTCTGCGAGCTCGTCCATTACCTGGCTAACAGGATGGATGCTGCCTTTCGGAGCGACAGGCGGCGGCAATGTCAGGTCAAGCTTTTCGGTGGCAAGCTTCGCATCCAGAGCGGCGGCCTCCATCGCCTCCTTGCGCGCAGCCAGCGCATCGGCAACCGCCTGCCGCGCGCCATTGATCTTCGGACCCTGTTCCTGCCGTTCTTCCGGCGTCATCTTGCCCAGGGTTTTCAGCAGCAGCGAAATCTCGCCCTTTTTGCCGAGCGCGGCCACGCGGATTGCTTCCAGCGATTCGCCATCGGCCGCCGCGCCAATCTGCTCCAGATATTTGTCCCTGACCGCTTCGATGTCGCTCATCATATTGTCCCGTTCTTGCTCGTTGCCCGTCTAGCAAGCCTCACGAAAAACCCAATAAAAAAGCGCCGCGAGATTGCTCCCCGGCGCTTCTTTGAAATTATGAAAATGCTTAGGCTTTGGCCAGAGCATCCTGCGCCTGTTTGATGATGCCGCCAAACACTGCCGGTTCATTCATCGCCAGATCGGCCATCACTTTACGGTCCAGTTCAATACCGGCCAGCTTGGTGCCGTGGATGAACGTGCCGTAGGTCATGCCTTCGGCGCGAACCGCAGCGTTGATACGCTGGATCCAGAGCGCGCGGAAAGCGCGCTTCTTAACTTTACGATCGCGATAGGCATATTGACCGGCTTTTTCGACGGCCTGCCGCGCGACGCGGATGGTATTTTTGCGACGGCCATAATAGCCCTTCGCCTGAACCAATAATCTTTTATGTTTTGTACGAGTGGTCGTACCCCGTT comes from Sphingorhabdus sp. YGSMI21 and encodes:
- the pheT gene encoding phenylalanine--tRNA ligase subunit beta, whose product is MKFSLSWLKSHLETDASLTEITEKLTDIGLEVEGVENPADALRPFRVAKVIEAGPHPNADKLQLLKVDDGAAEPWQVVCGAPNARAGMIGVFGPPGTYIPGSDFTLKPAKIRDVESFGMMCSARELELGEDHDGIIELPESAASKVGTSYADYAKLDDPVIDVAITPNRQDCMGVRGIARDLAAAGLGTLKPMDIANIARNGTGPDIAIEDPEGCPAFYGCTVSGVTNGASPDWMQARLKSAGQKPISALVDITNYVTLDQGRPLHVYDVAKLNGGLVARKAQDGEKLVALNDKEYLLDETMTVIADQAGAHGIGGIMGGAANGTDENTKDVLIECAYFDPAHIARTGQKLMLTSDARQRFERGVDPAFLEEGIEIATALVQSLCGGSASAVTRVGEAPTEQRVIDYHPRQCAALGGLDVDPDRQHGILEALGFVIGDNWQITVPTWRRDVTGWQDIVEEVIRIEGLDKVPSTPLPRKPGVAKPTASPEQLAERKARRAAAARGLNEVVNWSFISEKEAAPFGGGSWSLANPISEDLKVMRPSLLPGLIAAAQRNAARGATSIRLFEVGRRYLESSEHPTIGLVLAGENRARSWQAGAASKFDAYDAKAEVLAILDAARAPTDKLMDFGEAGDHYHPGQSGTLRLGPKKILAAYGVLHPSTTKAMGFKGSAVAAEIFLDAIPLKKKSGHMRDAFAPPALQAVTRDFAFIVDADLPAGDLVRAVKGADKKLITDVRIFDLFEGPSVGEGKKSLAVEVTLQPQDATLTEEDLKALSDKVVASAAKLGAELRG
- the pheS gene encoding phenylalanine--tRNA ligase subunit alpha; its protein translation is MSDIEAVRDKYLEQIGAAADGESLEAIRVAALGKKGEISLLLKTLGKMTPEERQEQGPKINGARQAVADALAARKEAMEAAALDAKLATEKLDLTLPPPVAPKGSIHPVSQVMDELAEIFADLGFSVATGPEIEDDWHNFTALNIPETHPARAMHDTFYFPQTDEGGMPKLLRTHTSPVQIRTMMDVAKKTDGAGEPIYLIAPGRTYRSDSDATHTPMFHQVEGLVIDKGIHMGHLKWTLETFVRAFFERDDIELRLRPSYFPFTEPSAEVDVGFSVEKGRRIIGGDPRGENGGWMEILGSGMVHPNVIRNCGLDPDVWQGFAFGCGIDRLAMLKYGMDDLRAFFDGDLRWADHYGFDALDVPTLSGGVGA
- the rplT gene encoding 50S ribosomal protein L20, yielding MARVKRGTTTRTKHKRLLVQAKGYYGRRKNTIRVARQAVEKAGQYAYRDRKVKKRAFRALWIQRINAAVRAEGMTYGTFIHGTKLAGIELDRKVMADLAMNEPAVFGGIIKQAQDALAKA